From a region of the Rhodococcus sp. 4CII genome:
- a CDS encoding pitrilysin family protein, which yields MAKIDRSRTAALTQAPTLHEPDTGVRRTVLPGGLRVVTEYVPGVRSASVGVWVGVGSRDEQPTVAGAAHFLEHLLFKATPSRSALDIAQVMDGVGGELNAFTSKEHTCFYAHVLDEDLPLAVDLVSDVVLRGRCRSADVDVERQVVLEEIAMRDDDPEDLLGDAFLTALYGDHPVGRPVIGSVESIESMTRTQLHSFHVRRYTPQRMVVAVAGNVEHDSTVELVRRAFAGHLDSASEPAPRRAGTLRLRTEPTLSLTNRDSEQVHLSLGVRAFGRHESHRWALSVLNAAVGGGLSSRLFQEVREIRGLAYSVYSGIDTFSDTGAFSIYAGCQPENLGEVTTVIREVLANVAAEGITDAECARAKGSLRGGLVLGLEDSGSRMHRIGRSELNYGNHRSITETLAKIDAVTTDEVRDVARVLLQRPFGASVVGPYRRKRDLPASVRGIVR from the coding sequence ATGGCCAAGATCGATCGCAGCCGCACTGCAGCACTGACCCAAGCGCCGACCCTGCACGAGCCGGATACCGGCGTCCGGCGCACCGTGCTCCCCGGCGGGCTCCGGGTGGTCACCGAATACGTTCCCGGCGTCCGATCCGCGTCCGTGGGTGTCTGGGTAGGCGTCGGATCACGCGACGAGCAGCCGACCGTGGCCGGGGCGGCGCATTTTCTCGAGCACCTCCTGTTCAAGGCGACACCGTCGCGCAGTGCGCTCGACATCGCACAGGTGATGGACGGGGTCGGAGGCGAGCTCAATGCCTTCACGTCCAAGGAACACACCTGCTTCTACGCGCACGTCCTCGACGAGGATCTACCCCTCGCGGTCGACCTGGTCAGCGACGTCGTGCTGCGAGGCCGGTGCCGGTCCGCGGACGTCGACGTGGAACGTCAGGTGGTGCTCGAAGAGATCGCGATGCGCGACGACGACCCCGAGGATCTCCTCGGCGACGCGTTCCTGACCGCGCTCTACGGCGACCATCCCGTGGGCCGTCCCGTGATCGGCAGCGTCGAATCGATCGAATCGATGACCCGCACCCAACTCCATTCGTTCCACGTGCGGCGCTACACGCCGCAGCGGATGGTGGTGGCCGTCGCGGGCAACGTCGAGCACGACTCCACGGTCGAACTGGTGCGGCGCGCGTTCGCCGGGCATCTCGACTCCGCGTCCGAACCCGCGCCGCGCCGCGCCGGGACCCTGCGATTGCGGACGGAGCCGACGCTCAGCCTCACCAACAGGGACAGCGAGCAGGTCCACCTCTCGCTCGGGGTGCGCGCGTTCGGGCGGCACGAGTCGCACCGCTGGGCGCTGTCGGTACTGAACGCCGCCGTCGGCGGCGGGCTCAGTTCCCGGCTCTTCCAGGAGGTGCGGGAGATCCGCGGGCTGGCGTACTCCGTGTATTCGGGCATCGACACGTTCTCCGACACAGGTGCCTTCTCGATCTACGCCGGGTGTCAGCCCGAGAACCTCGGGGAGGTCACCACTGTGATCCGCGAGGTCCTCGCGAACGTGGCGGCCGAGGGCATCACCGACGCCGAATGCGCCCGTGCCAAAGGGTCCCTGCGAGGCGGACTGGTTCTGGGACTGGAGGATTCGGGTTCCCGGATGCACCGCATCGGTCGCAGCGAGCTCAACTACGGCAATCACCGCAGCATCACCGAAACCCTCGCGAAGATCGACGCGGTCACCACCGACGAGGTGCGCGACGTCGCCAGAGTCCTGCTCCAGCGCCCGTTCGGTGCCTCCGTGGTCGGACCGTATCGTCGTAAGCGCGACCTGCCGGCCTCGGTACGCGGAATCGTGCGCTGA
- a CDS encoding MarR family winged helix-turn-helix transcriptional regulator has product MPSLDPTNGQPDRMRPDLAAMTTALNRSLVAAELPVLAEHGLTMWGYVVLLALDEHPLRTQAALAETIGADKTRIIGVLDALQDRGLIDRQRDPADRRARLLSLTAEGHVVRDAAQTAIRRGEERLLARLPERDRAGFVSGLMALSALPVEDVTGRPGDAR; this is encoded by the coding sequence ATGCCCAGCCTCGACCCGACGAACGGACAGCCCGATCGGATGCGCCCCGACCTCGCGGCGATGACGACCGCCCTGAACCGTTCGCTGGTCGCGGCCGAACTCCCGGTGCTCGCAGAGCACGGGCTGACCATGTGGGGATACGTCGTGCTCCTCGCGCTCGACGAGCATCCACTGCGCACGCAGGCCGCCCTCGCGGAGACGATCGGTGCGGACAAGACCCGGATCATCGGCGTGCTCGACGCGCTGCAGGACCGTGGCCTGATCGATCGGCAGCGTGACCCCGCAGACCGGCGGGCTCGACTTCTGTCGCTCACCGCGGAGGGCCATGTCGTGCGCGATGCGGCGCAGACGGCGATCCGGCGGGGCGAAGAGCGCCTGCTCGCCCGCCTGCCGGAGCGCGACCGTGCGGGTTTCGTGTCCGGCCTGATGGCGCTGTCGGCACTGCCCGTCGAAGACGTCACCGGCCGGCCGGGCGACGCCAGGTGA
- a CDS encoding toxin-antitoxin system HicB family antitoxin translates to MDLGIYVSRLRDDLTAAAALGDEQTRATAAALAAAVEPAARLLLLSALTDFAGEVSSELGNRTVGVRLDGTEVAVDVHRTPPTPGPDGERAATAEDLGAAFDNVTGDISRVTLRLMDQIKSKAEEAASANGVSLNSWVSQAVQGALKDQMRRNGRDNF, encoded by the coding sequence ATGGACCTCGGCATCTACGTCTCCCGGTTGCGGGACGACCTGACCGCAGCTGCCGCACTCGGCGACGAGCAGACTCGGGCGACCGCAGCCGCGCTCGCCGCCGCGGTCGAACCCGCCGCGCGCCTGCTCCTCCTGTCGGCGCTCACCGATTTCGCCGGTGAAGTGTCGTCCGAACTGGGCAATCGCACCGTCGGTGTGCGCCTGGACGGTACCGAGGTCGCCGTCGACGTGCACCGCACTCCCCCCACACCGGGGCCGGACGGCGAACGAGCGGCGACGGCCGAAGACCTCGGCGCCGCCTTCGATAACGTCACCGGTGACATCAGTCGCGTCACCCTGCGTCTGATGGATCAGATCAAGTCGAAGGCCGAGGAGGCCGCCTCCGCGAACGGCGTGTCGCTCAATTCCTGGGTGTCGCAGGCGGTCCAGGGTGCGCTCAAGGACCAGATGCGCCGAAACGGTCGCGACAATTTCTGA
- the thyX gene encoding FAD-dependent thymidylate synthase, which yields MPQTVPLRVQLVAKTEFFPPADIPWETDADGGEALAEFAGRACYQSWSKPNPRTATNAGYLRHLLEVGHESVLEHGTVSFYITGISRSCTHELIRHRHFSYSQLSQRFVRENDANVVVPPAVAGDPELEALFAKATDASRAAYGELLAALEEKLAGTSSVPLRNKQARQAARAVLPNATETRVVVTGNYRAWRHFVSMRATEHADVEIRRVAVECLRQLQAAAPNVFGDFEVLDWGDGTEVARSTFAADA from the coding sequence GTGCCGCAGACCGTGCCGCTCAGGGTGCAACTCGTCGCGAAGACGGAGTTCTTTCCGCCGGCGGACATTCCGTGGGAGACCGACGCCGACGGCGGCGAAGCCCTGGCGGAGTTCGCAGGCCGGGCGTGCTATCAGAGCTGGTCCAAGCCCAATCCGCGGACGGCGACCAACGCCGGTTACCTGCGTCATCTGCTCGAGGTCGGGCACGAGTCGGTGCTCGAACACGGCACCGTGAGCTTCTACATCACGGGGATCTCGCGGTCGTGCACCCACGAGCTCATCCGGCACCGCCACTTCTCCTACTCGCAGTTGTCGCAGCGATTCGTGCGCGAGAACGACGCGAACGTCGTCGTCCCGCCGGCCGTCGCCGGCGACCCCGAGCTCGAGGCTCTGTTCGCGAAGGCCACCGACGCGAGCCGGGCGGCGTACGGCGAACTCCTCGCGGCGCTCGAGGAGAAACTGGCGGGCACCTCCAGTGTGCCGCTGCGCAACAAGCAGGCGAGGCAGGCGGCGAGGGCTGTACTGCCCAACGCGACGGAGACGCGCGTGGTGGTCACGGGCAACTACCGGGCGTGGCGTCACTTCGTGTCGATGCGGGCCACCGAGCATGCCGACGTGGAGATCCGCCGTGTCGCGGTCGAATGCCTGAGGCAGTTGCAGGCGGCCGCGCCGAATGTCTTCGGCGACTTCGAGGTACTGGACTGGGGTGACGGCACAGAGGTAGCACGGAGCACGTTTGCCGCCGACGCGTGA
- a CDS encoding SRPBCC family protein, whose amino-acid sequence MAVSGVKEFEIKADPATVMAAIAAVDRLPEWSSAHKSVTIESTHDDGRPHRVRMSVSILGISDEQVVDYTFEGDNTVSWHLVESGQQNAQDGSYVLTESGAGTKVTFELTVDPKIPLPGFLVKKAQKTALETASKGLTKFVESL is encoded by the coding sequence ATGGCCGTTTCCGGCGTCAAGGAATTCGAGATCAAGGCCGATCCGGCCACGGTGATGGCCGCCATCGCTGCGGTGGATCGCCTGCCCGAGTGGTCCTCGGCCCACAAGTCGGTCACCATCGAGAGCACACACGACGACGGCCGCCCTCACCGAGTCCGGATGAGCGTCTCCATCCTCGGTATCAGCGACGAGCAGGTTGTCGACTACACGTTCGAGGGCGACAACACCGTGTCGTGGCACCTCGTCGAGAGCGGCCAGCAGAACGCCCAGGACGGCTCGTACGTCCTCACCGAGTCCGGCGCCGGCACCAAGGTCACGTTCGAGTTGACGGTCGACCCGAAGATCCCACTGCCCGGGTTCCTCGTGAAGAAGGCGCAGAAAACGGCGCTCGAGACCGCGAGCAAGGGCCTGACGAAGTTCGTCGAGAGCCTGTAG
- a CDS encoding TIGR03085 family metal-binding protein yields MTFARDERLALVDSMAEFGPDAPTLCGTWTNRDLAAHLIVRERRLDAAPGIVVGRLAGYTEKVQNETATRPWSRLLDEVRSGPPMWSPMYWVDAQVNLGEMFVHHEDVRRAHEGWEPRVLSESRQDALWGLAKKVGKLGYRRSPVSVVFERPSGEQATVRTAGAGRVILRGEPSELALHAFGRDQVRIETEGDAADVAAVTSLDRGF; encoded by the coding sequence GTGACCTTCGCCCGAGATGAACGCCTCGCCCTCGTCGATTCGATGGCCGAATTCGGTCCCGACGCCCCGACCCTCTGCGGGACGTGGACCAACCGGGATCTGGCCGCCCACCTGATCGTGCGTGAACGACGCCTCGACGCTGCTCCCGGCATCGTCGTGGGTCGTCTCGCCGGATACACCGAGAAAGTCCAGAACGAGACGGCCACGCGTCCGTGGAGTCGCCTCCTGGACGAGGTCCGGTCGGGTCCGCCGATGTGGTCGCCCATGTACTGGGTGGACGCCCAGGTCAACCTGGGGGAGATGTTCGTCCATCACGAGGACGTCCGTCGCGCGCACGAGGGGTGGGAGCCGCGGGTCCTGTCCGAATCGCGTCAGGACGCGCTGTGGGGTCTCGCGAAGAAGGTCGGCAAGCTCGGCTACCGCCGTTCACCGGTGTCGGTAGTGTTCGAGCGGCCGTCCGGTGAGCAGGCCACCGTCCGCACCGCCGGCGCCGGCCGGGTGATCCTGCGCGGTGAACCGTCCGAACTCGCCCTGCACGCGTTCGGACGGGACCAGGTGCGGATCGAGACCGAGGGTGACGCGGCCGACGTCGCGGCCGTGACCTCCCTCGACCGCGGGTTCTGA
- a CDS encoding ribonuclease J, with amino-acid sequence MTRPPRRRSASRQAGPPSPTASQPPQAAPPVAESAPVVADEPAAPKSEQAKSAPVKTASTKGGAVNKSGSRSGRRGGSKRQDSRPAAVDPTARLGAPPKAPFKGLRVVALGGIGEIGRNMTVFEHQGKLLIVDCGVLFPEDQQPGVDLILPDFRHIEDRMDDVEAVVLTHGHEDHIGAIPFLLRLRPDLPVVGSRFTLALVAAKCREHRQRPNLVEVVEGQRTEHGPFECEYFAVNHSIPDAIAVAIRTDAGVVLHTGDIKLDQLPLDGRLTDLAGFSRLGDEGVDLFLVDSTNAEVPGFVTPEREIGGVLDNVIGKARQRVIVASFASHVHRIQQVVDVAHRYNRRVAFVGRSMVRNMQIAQDLGYLSVPDGLVVDIDTAANLPDDRLVLISTGSQGEPLSALSRMARGEHRQINIRANDLVVLASSLIPGNENSVFAVVNGLAKRGATVVTQQSAKVHVSGHASAGELLYLYNAVRPTNAMPVHGEWRHLRANAALAKATGVPEERIVLAEDGVVVDMVDGLAEIVGQVPVGHVYVDGLSVGDVGDSTLSDRLVLGEGGFIAINVVIDDHTGRAVSTPEVSGRGFSDDPTALKDAAQLVEAELLRLATEGINDAHRIAQAIRRVVGRWVADKYRRRPMIVPTVIAVPSAEGK; translated from the coding sequence GTGACCCGACCGCCTCGTCGTCGCAGCGCCAGCCGCCAGGCCGGTCCCCCTTCACCCACAGCAAGCCAGCCACCCCAGGCGGCACCCCCGGTCGCCGAGTCGGCGCCGGTCGTCGCGGACGAGCCGGCGGCCCCGAAATCGGAGCAGGCGAAGTCCGCGCCCGTGAAGACCGCGTCCACGAAGGGCGGCGCCGTGAACAAGTCGGGGTCCCGTTCCGGTCGTCGCGGCGGCAGCAAGCGTCAGGACTCGCGGCCCGCCGCGGTCGATCCGACGGCGCGGCTCGGCGCCCCACCGAAGGCCCCGTTCAAGGGTCTGCGCGTGGTGGCGCTCGGCGGCATCGGCGAGATCGGTCGCAACATGACCGTGTTCGAGCACCAGGGCAAGCTGCTCATCGTCGACTGTGGTGTGCTGTTCCCGGAAGACCAGCAGCCCGGTGTCGACCTGATCCTCCCGGACTTCCGGCACATCGAGGACCGCATGGACGACGTCGAGGCCGTCGTCCTCACGCACGGTCACGAGGACCACATCGGCGCCATCCCGTTCCTGCTGCGCCTGCGCCCGGATCTGCCGGTCGTGGGTTCGCGGTTCACGCTCGCGCTGGTCGCGGCCAAGTGCCGTGAGCACCGCCAGCGCCCCAACCTCGTCGAGGTCGTGGAGGGGCAGCGGACCGAGCACGGCCCGTTCGAGTGCGAATACTTCGCGGTCAATCACTCGATCCCCGACGCGATCGCCGTCGCGATCCGGACCGACGCCGGAGTGGTGCTGCACACCGGTGACATCAAGCTCGACCAGCTGCCGCTCGACGGCAGGCTCACCGACCTCGCCGGCTTCTCCCGCCTGGGCGACGAGGGCGTCGACCTGTTCCTCGTCGACTCCACCAACGCCGAGGTGCCGGGATTCGTCACCCCTGAACGCGAGATCGGGGGTGTGCTCGACAACGTCATCGGCAAGGCCAGGCAGCGCGTCATCGTGGCCTCCTTCGCCAGCCACGTGCACCGCATCCAGCAGGTGGTCGACGTCGCACACCGGTACAACCGGCGGGTGGCATTCGTGGGCCGGTCGATGGTCCGCAACATGCAGATCGCGCAGGACCTCGGGTACCTGAGCGTGCCCGACGGTCTGGTCGTCGACATCGACACCGCGGCCAACCTGCCCGACGACCGGCTCGTACTGATCTCGACCGGGTCGCAGGGCGAGCCGCTGTCGGCGCTGTCCCGGATGGCGCGCGGTGAACACCGGCAGATCAACATCCGGGCCAACGACCTCGTGGTGCTGGCCTCGTCGCTGATCCCGGGCAACGAGAATTCCGTGTTCGCCGTCGTCAACGGGCTCGCCAAGCGCGGCGCCACCGTCGTCACGCAGCAGAGCGCCAAGGTGCACGTCTCGGGCCACGCCTCGGCGGGCGAGTTGCTGTACCTGTACAACGCGGTGCGTCCCACCAACGCCATGCCGGTGCACGGCGAATGGCGTCACCTGCGCGCCAACGCCGCCCTCGCGAAGGCCACCGGCGTGCCCGAGGAACGGATCGTGCTCGCCGAGGACGGCGTGGTCGTCGACATGGTCGACGGCCTCGCCGAGATCGTCGGGCAGGTCCCCGTCGGGCACGTGTACGTCGACGGGCTGTCGGTCGGCGACGTCGGCGACTCCACCCTGTCGGACCGTCTGGTTCTCGGTGAGGGCGGGTTCATTGCCATCAACGTCGTCATCGACGACCACACCGGTCGCGCGGTCAGTACCCCCGAGGTGTCGGGGCGCGGATTCTCCGACGACCCGACCGCGCTCAAGGATGCGGCTCAGCTGGTCGAGGCGGAACTGCTTCGTCTCGCCACCGAAGGCATCAACGACGCACATCGCATCGCCCAGGCGATCCGGCGTGTCGTCGGCCGGTGGGTCGCCGACAAGTACCGTCGCCGTCCGATGATCGTCCCGACCGTCATCGCGGTGCCGTCGGCCGAGGGCAAGTAG
- the dapA gene encoding 4-hydroxy-tetrahydrodipicolinate synthase, whose translation MTYGDSASPVERPFGTVSTAMVTPFTSDGKLDVDAGVRLAVYLVDNGCDSLVLAGTTGESPTTTENEKLELLRAVIAAVGDRAKIIAGAGSNDTAHSVELARDAARAGAQGLLVVTPYYSRPPQAGLFAHFTAVANATDLPVMLYDIPPRSVVPIETETIRRLAENPRIVAVKDAKGDLNAGAELIGTTDLQFYSGDDPLNLPWLSVGATGFVSVIGHLVPGRLRELHTAFAAGDIARARAINLSLIPVIRSVARLGGVSASKAGLRLIGLDVGEPRLPQVAPTHDQIDLLAADLHAAGVLA comes from the coding sequence ATGACCTACGGTGATTCCGCTTCTCCCGTCGAGCGTCCGTTCGGCACCGTGTCCACAGCGATGGTGACGCCGTTCACCTCGGACGGAAAGCTGGACGTCGACGCCGGTGTCCGCCTCGCGGTGTACCTCGTCGACAACGGATGCGACTCCCTCGTCCTCGCCGGCACCACCGGTGAGTCGCCGACGACCACCGAGAACGAGAAGCTCGAGCTGCTCCGCGCGGTCATCGCCGCGGTGGGCGACCGCGCGAAGATCATCGCCGGCGCGGGCAGCAACGACACCGCGCACAGCGTCGAGCTCGCCCGTGACGCGGCCCGTGCCGGCGCGCAGGGCCTCCTCGTCGTCACCCCCTACTACTCGCGTCCGCCGCAGGCCGGCCTGTTCGCGCACTTCACCGCCGTCGCCAATGCCACCGACCTGCCGGTCATGCTCTACGACATTCCACCCCGCTCCGTGGTCCCCATCGAAACGGAGACCATCCGGCGCCTCGCCGAGAACCCGCGCATCGTCGCGGTCAAGGACGCCAAGGGCGACCTCAACGCGGGCGCCGAGCTGATCGGCACCACCGACCTCCAGTTCTACTCGGGTGACGATCCGCTCAACCTGCCGTGGCTCTCGGTGGGCGCGACGGGATTCGTCAGCGTCATCGGGCACCTCGTGCCCGGCCGGTTGCGGGAACTCCACACCGCCTTCGCGGCCGGTGACATCGCCCGCGCCCGCGCTATCAACCTCAGCCTGATCCCGGTCATCCGCTCGGTGGCGCGTCTCGGCGGCGTCAGCGCGTCGAAGGCGGGTCTGCGTCTGATCGGTCTCGACGTCGGGGAGCCCCGGTTGCCGCAGGTGGCGCCCACACACGATCAGATAGATCTCCTGGCCGCCGATCTGCACGCTGCGGGGGTGCTCGCGTGA
- a CDS encoding winged helix-turn-helix domain-containing protein, giving the protein MREMTAAAARRSALWAQGFADRKPAGAPTRRHVRSVLDRVRLFQIDSVSVAVRAHYVPLFSRLGVYDRGLVDSAAWSHSARAPRMLAEYWAHEAAFIPVEDWPLMRWRMHRYRHGRWSGESRVLDRNPTLAADVLDVIGAVGACSAGDVEKHLAVDRPDRKGPWWDRSDTKVVCEQLFASGALAVDKRVAFTRHYDLTERVLPKAILSDHVSEPDAVRGLVQKSARALGVATEPDLRDYYRLSPAQTAPAVAELVEDGVLEQVTVRGWDRPAFVHRDVRVPRKVEGAALLCPFDPLVFCRPRTERMFDFRYRLEIYTPAHKRVHGYYVFPFLLNGELVARVDLKADRTSGTLDVRSAFVEPDRSPGRVVEALIPELRRMATWLGLDDIRVDDRGNLGALLAAAAARPRGE; this is encoded by the coding sequence ATGCGTGAGATGACCGCTGCGGCGGCCCGGAGATCGGCGCTCTGGGCGCAGGGATTCGCCGACAGGAAACCGGCGGGCGCGCCGACGCGCAGGCACGTCCGGTCGGTTCTCGACCGCGTTCGGCTGTTCCAGATCGACTCGGTCTCCGTGGCCGTGCGCGCCCACTACGTTCCGCTGTTCAGCCGACTCGGTGTGTACGACCGCGGACTGGTCGACTCGGCGGCCTGGTCGCACTCCGCCCGCGCACCCCGCATGCTGGCCGAGTACTGGGCGCACGAGGCGGCGTTCATCCCCGTCGAGGACTGGCCCCTGATGCGCTGGCGGATGCACCGGTACCGGCACGGCCGCTGGTCCGGCGAATCCCGTGTACTCGATCGCAACCCCACCCTGGCCGCCGACGTGCTCGACGTGATCGGCGCCGTCGGTGCGTGCAGCGCGGGTGACGTGGAGAAACACCTCGCGGTCGACCGCCCCGATCGCAAGGGTCCGTGGTGGGATCGCAGCGACACCAAAGTGGTGTGCGAGCAACTGTTCGCGTCCGGCGCGCTGGCGGTCGACAAACGGGTCGCGTTCACCCGCCACTATGACCTCACCGAACGTGTACTGCCGAAAGCGATTCTCTCCGATCATGTCTCGGAACCGGACGCCGTCCGCGGCCTCGTGCAGAAGTCGGCGCGGGCGCTCGGGGTGGCCACCGAACCCGACCTGCGCGACTACTACCGACTGTCCCCGGCGCAGACCGCGCCCGCGGTCGCCGAACTCGTGGAGGACGGGGTGCTCGAACAGGTGACGGTCCGGGGCTGGGACAGGCCGGCGTTCGTTCACCGCGACGTGCGGGTTCCCCGGAAGGTGGAGGGGGCGGCGCTGTTGTGCCCGTTCGATCCGCTCGTCTTCTGCCGTCCCCGGACCGAGCGGATGTTCGACTTCCGGTACCGGCTCGAGATCTATACCCCGGCGCACAAACGCGTCCACGGGTACTACGTGTTTCCGTTCCTGCTGAACGGTGAACTGGTCGCCAGGGTCGATCTGAAGGCGGACCGCACGTCGGGAACGCTCGACGTGCGATCCGCGTTCGTGGAACCCGACCGGAGTCCGGGCCGCGTGGTGGAGGCGCTGATCCCGGAACTGCGAAGAATGGCAACGTGGCTGGGCCTGGACGACATCCGGGTGGACGATCGCGGCAACCTCGGCGCCCTCCTCGCGGCCGCGGCGGCGCGGCCGCGAGGAGAGTGA
- the dapB gene encoding 4-hydroxy-tetrahydrodipicolinate reductase, protein MSAAAPIRVGVLGAKGKVGRAICEAVQQAPDLELVAEVDHGDRLEAFVEAGTQVVVDFTHPDVVMDNLKFLVSNGIHAVVGTTGFDDARLDTVRSWVAERPDVGVLIAPNFAIGAVLSMRFAEAAARFFDSVEVIELHHPNKADAPSGTAYRTAALISEARRKAGVGPSPDATTTELDGARGADVDGVRVHSVRLAGLVAHQEVILGTQGETLTIRHDSIDRNSFAPGVLLGVRQIGTRPGLTVGIDPLLDL, encoded by the coding sequence GTGAGCGCAGCAGCACCCATCAGGGTCGGGGTTCTCGGGGCCAAGGGCAAGGTCGGCCGAGCGATCTGTGAGGCGGTGCAGCAGGCACCGGACCTCGAACTCGTCGCCGAGGTCGATCACGGCGACCGGTTGGAGGCATTCGTCGAAGCCGGCACGCAGGTCGTCGTCGACTTCACCCACCCCGACGTGGTGATGGACAATCTGAAGTTCCTCGTGTCCAACGGCATTCATGCGGTCGTGGGCACCACCGGCTTCGACGACGCCAGGCTCGACACGGTGCGGTCGTGGGTGGCGGAGCGACCCGACGTCGGGGTCCTCATCGCTCCGAACTTCGCCATCGGCGCAGTCCTGTCCATGCGCTTCGCCGAGGCGGCAGCACGATTCTTCGATTCGGTCGAGGTCATCGAACTGCATCACCCGAACAAGGCGGACGCGCCGTCCGGCACCGCCTACCGGACCGCCGCCCTCATCTCCGAGGCACGGCGAAAGGCCGGGGTCGGACCGAGCCCGGACGCCACGACCACCGAACTGGACGGCGCCCGCGGAGCCGACGTGGACGGCGTGCGGGTGCATTCCGTGCGGCTCGCAGGTCTCGTCGCCCATCAGGAGGTCATCCTCGGCACGCAGGGCGAGACGCTGACCATCCGGCACGACTCGATCGACCGCAACTCCTTCGCTCCCGGAGTGCTGCTCGGTGTGCGACAGATCGGCACCCGACCGGGTCTCACCGTCGGTATCGACCCACTTCTCGACCTGTGA
- a CDS encoding flavodoxin family protein: protein MKSLLVVHHTPSPVTRECLEAVLKGARDPDIEGVDVKSVPALGATVPDVLGADGFLFGTSANFGYMSGALKHFFDTVYYPCLDAVAGRPYGLWVHGNNDTAGAVTSVQKIVTGLALTQVAEILELTGSLDASARERCYELGATVAVTLAEDA, encoded by the coding sequence GTGAAGTCGCTACTCGTCGTCCATCACACGCCGTCGCCGGTGACCCGGGAGTGCCTGGAAGCCGTGCTGAAGGGTGCGCGTGACCCCGACATCGAGGGGGTCGACGTGAAGTCGGTGCCCGCACTCGGTGCGACCGTGCCCGACGTCCTCGGCGCCGACGGGTTCCTCTTCGGGACGTCGGCCAACTTCGGCTACATGTCGGGCGCGCTCAAGCACTTCTTCGACACCGTCTACTACCCGTGCCTCGACGCGGTCGCCGGCCGCCCCTACGGATTGTGGGTGCACGGCAACAACGACACCGCAGGCGCCGTGACGTCGGTGCAGAAGATCGTGACCGGGCTGGCGCTCACCCAGGTGGCCGAGATCCTGGAACTGACCGGATCGCTCGACGCGAGCGCGCGGGAGCGGTGTTACGAACTCGGCGCGACGGTCGCGGTGACGTTGGCCGAGGACGCCTGA
- a CDS encoding zinc-binding dehydrogenase, producing MKIRGAVLEEIGRARPFAESTPISIAELDLDDPGEGEILVQIEAAGLCHSDLSVVDGNRVRPVPMLLGHEAAGRITQLGAGVDDVAVGQRVVMTFLPRCGECAGCATDGRMPCGPGTSANNDGTLLDGGARLHRGDDAVHHHLGVSGFATHAVVNRRSVVPVGDDVPADVAAVLGCAVLTGGGAVLNAGEPRPGQAVMVVGLGGVGMAAILTAVSLGAGEVIGVDAVPEKLQTARELGATAVYTPAELEEAGVRAPIVIEAAGNARAFESAVRATSPGGKTITVGLPSPDARSSISPLTLVAEARTIIGSYLGSAVPSRDIPIYEDLWRSGKLPVEKLISSRITLDDINRGMDELADGKAIRQIIVFD from the coding sequence ATGAAGATCCGTGGAGCGGTACTCGAAGAGATCGGACGAGCACGCCCGTTCGCCGAGTCGACCCCCATCTCGATCGCCGAACTCGATCTCGACGATCCCGGCGAGGGCGAGATCCTCGTGCAGATCGAAGCCGCGGGATTGTGCCACTCCGACCTGTCCGTCGTCGACGGCAACCGGGTCCGCCCGGTCCCGATGCTGCTCGGGCACGAGGCTGCGGGGCGGATCACGCAACTTGGGGCCGGGGTCGACGACGTCGCGGTCGGACAGCGCGTGGTCATGACTTTTCTTCCCCGCTGCGGAGAATGTGCGGGCTGCGCCACCGACGGCCGCATGCCGTGCGGGCCCGGCACCAGCGCCAACAACGACGGAACGCTGCTCGACGGGGGAGCGCGGCTGCACCGCGGCGACGACGCCGTGCACCACCACCTCGGGGTGTCCGGTTTCGCGACCCACGCGGTCGTCAACCGCCGCTCCGTGGTTCCCGTCGGCGACGATGTGCCCGCCGACGTGGCGGCCGTGCTGGGCTGCGCCGTCCTGACCGGCGGCGGTGCCGTCCTCAACGCGGGCGAACCGCGACCCGGCCAGGCCGTCATGGTCGTCGGGCTCGGCGGGGTGGGGATGGCGGCGATCCTCACCGCGGTCTCCCTGGGCGCCGGCGAGGTGATCGGAGTAGACGCCGTTCCCGAGAAGCTGCAGACCGCGAGGGAACTGGGTGCGACGGCGGTCTACACCCCGGCCGAACTCGAGGAGGCCGGTGTGCGGGCGCCCATCGTCATCGAGGCCGCCGGGAACGCCCGAGCATTCGAATCCGCGGTTCGCGCAACCTCTCCCGGAGGGAAGACGATCACCGTCGGACTGCCGTCCCCCGACGCACGGTCGTCGATCTCTCCGCTCACACTGGTCGCCGAGGCCCGCACGATCATCGGCAGTTACCTCGGGTCGGCGGTCCCGTCCCGGGACATCCCGATCTACGAGGACCTCTGGCGCTCCGGAAAGCTGCCCGTGGAGAAGCTCATCTCCTCACGCATCACCTTGGACGACATCAACCGCGGCATGGATGAACTCGCCGACGGCAAGGCGATCCGTCAGATCATCGTGTTCGACTGA